A region of Photobacterium sanguinicancri DNA encodes the following proteins:
- the lptF gene encoding LPS export ABC transporter permease LptF, with amino-acid sequence MIIVRYLTRETLKSQFAILFVLFLIFLSQKFIRILASASEGSLPGDLILTIMGLYFPYMALMMLPLSLFVGILLTFGRLYAESEITVMNATGIGNKFLIQAALLLALISGSFAAFNSLWLTPWAAEQETKVMEQAEADSGLNLLVKGQFQGSPDGRGVVFVDDITESGKKLHRVFVAQPFSTDTLRPSITFSDRGYVSELPDGRQVLDLKDGTRYEGLPTRLDYTITDFEDYQALIGQRAVREKNRDWEAVPTVELLSHSNLSAVAEFQWRVSMFLCIPLLIMVVVPLSAVNPRQGRFAKLFPAIMIYLAYFLAMSAAKSALEDGTLPTYIGLWSVNVVTLVIAVVLNMWDTMPIRVLKDKFRRRGNV; translated from the coding sequence GTGATTATTGTTCGGTATTTGACACGTGAGACATTAAAGAGCCAATTTGCGATTCTTTTTGTGCTTTTTTTAATATTTCTGAGTCAAAAGTTTATTCGTATTTTAGCCTCCGCATCGGAAGGCTCGCTGCCTGGTGATCTAATATTGACCATTATGGGGCTTTACTTCCCATACATGGCGCTAATGATGTTACCGCTGAGTTTATTTGTCGGGATCTTACTGACATTCGGCCGATTGTATGCCGAAAGTGAGATTACTGTGATGAATGCTACGGGGATTGGCAATAAATTTCTGATCCAAGCAGCTTTACTATTGGCGCTTATTTCTGGCTCATTTGCTGCTTTCAATTCCTTGTGGTTAACGCCATGGGCGGCAGAGCAAGAAACAAAAGTGATGGAGCAAGCGGAAGCTGATTCAGGGCTTAACCTGCTAGTAAAAGGCCAATTCCAAGGCTCGCCAGATGGTCGAGGCGTGGTTTTTGTTGATGACATAACAGAAAGTGGCAAGAAGCTGCACCGGGTGTTTGTGGCTCAGCCATTTTCAACCGATACACTACGCCCAAGTATTACGTTCTCAGATCGTGGTTATGTTAGTGAGTTGCCTGATGGGCGCCAAGTGCTCGATCTTAAAGACGGGACTCGCTACGAAGGTTTGCCGACCCGATTAGATTACACCATTACGGATTTTGAGGACTATCAAGCATTAATTGGTCAGCGGGCTGTGCGAGAAAAAAACCGAGATTGGGAAGCGGTACCCACAGTTGAGTTGCTTAGTCATAGCAATTTATCCGCGGTTGCTGAATTCCAATGGCGGGTGTCGATGTTCTTATGTATTCCACTATTGATTATGGTGGTGGTACCGCTGTCAGCCGTTAACCCTCGCCAAGGGCGCTTTGCTAAGTTATTCCCCGCTATCATGATTTATCTCGCGTACTTCCTTGCAATGAGTGCAGCAAAGTCTGCCTTAGAAGATGGTACTTTGCCGACGTATATTGGTTTATGGTCGGTAAATGTGGTGACCTTAGTGATCGCCGTGGTGCTCAACATGTGGGATACCATGCCTATTCGTGTATTAAAAGATAAGTTCCGGAGACGTGGTAATGTTTAA
- a CDS encoding 6-phospho-beta-glucosidase codes for MARGALKLAIIGGGSSYTPELVEGVLKRLAYLPVKEIHFVDVEAGQEKLEIIAALAKRMVAKHGADIVIQASLDRRKAIADADFVMTQFRVGGLQARANDERIPLKYDVIGQETTGPGGFAKALRTIPVILDVCKDIEALAPNAWMLNFTNPAGLVTEAVQKYTKVKTIGLCNVPVSMSMMIADMMACQPEDLTLECAGLNHLLWAHRAWLNGENITAQVLEKVGDGANFSMKNIFEEPWDPAFLKALGAIPCPYHRYFYQTEAMLADEKESAAKEGTRAEQVMATEQALFELYKDVTLDEKPALLEERGGAYYSDASLNLVDALYNNRNTINVVNVRNNGTLNFLPDDVVIECSAVVGSAGARPLVVGALSPNVTGLIHQVKAYEQLTVEAAVHGDYDKALMALTNNPLVPDINKAKAILDDILRTNHDYLPQFS; via the coding sequence ATGGCTAGAGGGGCATTAAAGTTAGCCATTATTGGGGGCGGCAGCAGTTATACCCCTGAATTGGTTGAAGGGGTTTTAAAGCGCTTAGCGTATTTGCCCGTTAAAGAAATCCATTTTGTGGATGTTGAAGCCGGGCAAGAGAAACTTGAGATTATTGCCGCCTTAGCGAAGCGAATGGTTGCCAAACACGGGGCTGATATTGTTATTCAAGCATCGTTGGATCGCCGTAAAGCAATCGCGGATGCTGATTTTGTGATGACTCAGTTTAGAGTTGGTGGATTACAAGCTCGTGCGAACGACGAGCGTATTCCACTTAAGTATGATGTTATTGGACAGGAAACCACAGGCCCAGGTGGCTTTGCTAAAGCCTTGCGCACTATCCCTGTCATTCTCGACGTATGTAAAGACATTGAAGCATTAGCCCCCAATGCTTGGATGCTTAACTTTACCAACCCAGCGGGCTTAGTCACTGAAGCTGTGCAGAAATATACTAAAGTCAAAACGATTGGCTTATGTAATGTTCCTGTCTCAATGAGCATGATGATTGCAGACATGATGGCTTGTCAGCCAGAAGATCTCACGTTGGAATGTGCTGGATTAAATCACTTATTGTGGGCGCATCGCGCCTGGCTTAATGGTGAGAATATTACAGCGCAGGTACTCGAGAAAGTCGGGGATGGTGCCAACTTCAGTATGAAAAATATATTTGAAGAACCTTGGGATCCCGCTTTTCTGAAAGCGTTAGGTGCAATTCCATGCCCATATCATCGCTATTTTTATCAGACCGAAGCCATGCTCGCGGATGAGAAGGAAAGTGCGGCCAAAGAAGGCACACGCGCAGAACAGGTAATGGCAACTGAGCAAGCGTTATTTGAACTTTATAAAGATGTTACGCTTGATGAGAAGCCGGCCTTACTTGAAGAGCGTGGTGGGGCTTACTATTCCGATGCTTCATTAAATTTAGTTGATGCCTTGTACAACAATCGAAATACAATCAATGTCGTTAATGTACGCAACAATGGCACATTAAATTTTTTACCTGATGATGTTGTTATAGAGTGCAGCGCCGTTGTTGGTAGTGCGGGGGCTCGACCATTAGTCGTAGGGGCATTGAGCCCCAATGTAACGGGTTTGATTCATCAGGTTAAAGCGTATGAACAGCTGACAGTCGAAGCTGCTGTACATGGTGATTATGATAAAGCCTTGATGGCATTAACGAATAACCCATTAGTGCCAGATATTAATAAAGCCAAAGCTATTTTGGATGATATCTTGCGGACCAACCATGATTATCTACCGCAATTTAGTTAG
- a CDS encoding LacI family DNA-binding transcriptional regulator — protein MARIKDVALLAGVNRSTVSRIINGEGKFRADTKRKVEQAMAELNYRPSAIARSLATASSNMVGLLVTYYTGGFFGEMMDQVQSELDCHNKFLITAQGHHNAEGEREAIQRFHDLRCDGYILHSRYLSDDELRELAKLPTPFVLLDRFVEGLEDRCITFDHTLAAQLAVGHLIQQGHRKIACISGDLNRETSKQRFQGYKNALQAAGIPFESSLTSEGNYGRESGYQAALNLYQQHDDMDALFSCSEEMMSGALQFFHQHKIAVPEQLSVTSFDSVYLCASFYPTVTAVHFPISDMARTAVAVLNHQLKKTETDIDRHFLPKLISRCSVLPR, from the coding sequence ATGGCAAGAATCAAAGATGTTGCATTACTGGCTGGAGTGAATCGATCCACGGTATCGCGCATTATTAATGGTGAAGGAAAGTTTCGCGCTGATACTAAGCGTAAAGTCGAGCAAGCAATGGCAGAGCTTAATTATAGGCCTAGCGCGATTGCACGTTCGTTGGCGACAGCTTCATCGAATATGGTTGGGTTATTAGTCACTTATTATACTGGGGGCTTCTTTGGCGAAATGATGGATCAAGTGCAGTCTGAATTAGACTGCCATAATAAATTTTTGATCACAGCCCAAGGTCACCATAATGCAGAAGGCGAGCGAGAAGCTATCCAACGTTTTCATGACCTGCGATGTGATGGTTATATTCTACATAGCCGCTATTTAAGTGATGATGAATTACGAGAGTTAGCCAAGCTACCTACACCATTTGTGTTACTTGATCGTTTCGTGGAAGGACTTGAAGACCGTTGCATTACCTTCGATCATACTCTTGCCGCTCAATTAGCGGTAGGGCATTTAATTCAACAAGGGCACCGGAAAATTGCGTGTATCTCTGGTGACCTAAATAGAGAAACAAGTAAACAACGTTTTCAAGGTTATAAGAATGCACTGCAAGCCGCAGGGATCCCTTTTGAATCATCGCTTACGAGTGAGGGAAACTATGGTCGAGAAAGTGGTTATCAAGCAGCACTGAACCTTTATCAGCAACATGATGATATGGATGCTTTATTCTCGTGCAGTGAAGAGATGATGAGTGGGGCATTACAGTTCTTTCATCAGCACAAGATCGCAGTTCCTGAACAGTTATCTGTCACGAGCTTTGACAGTGTGTACCTTTGTGCCAGCTTTTATCCAACAGTGACAGCGGTTCATTTCCCAATTAGCGATATGGCACGTACAGCGGTTGCTGTATTGAATCATCAACTCAAAAAAACTGAGACAGATATAGACCGCCACTTTTTACCTAAACTGATCTCTCGTTGCAGTGTATTGCCACGGTAA
- the chbG gene encoding chitin disaccharide deacetylase, with translation MMKLIFNADDFGLTKGVNLGTLDACLHGVVRSTTLMVGMPAEQHALNLLAQSPSLKVGLHLRFTTGKPLTSGKTLVDPRGDCWSKEYIARYMDFDAMEIADEIEAQICAFQALGIPLSHLDSHHHAHFHPQILPVVKEIASSHQLVVRGVTDSEQVKGCHYAFCNQFYDTAVSIDSLLSVIDQQQGLCDVLEIMCHPAYVDQPLLECSGYTMPRAKELAVLTDPYLLEQLANRDITLCDYAVFS, from the coding sequence ATGATGAAACTGATATTCAATGCTGATGATTTTGGATTAACGAAAGGTGTTAACCTTGGCACTTTAGATGCGTGCTTACATGGTGTAGTGCGTTCTACTACCTTGATGGTCGGCATGCCTGCCGAGCAACATGCGCTGAATTTATTAGCGCAGTCTCCGTCATTGAAAGTTGGCTTGCACTTGCGTTTCACGACAGGGAAGCCTTTAACTTCTGGAAAAACGTTAGTGGATCCTCGAGGGGATTGTTGGTCGAAAGAGTACATTGCTCGATATATGGATTTTGATGCGATGGAAATCGCAGATGAAATTGAAGCTCAAATCTGCGCATTTCAGGCATTGGGGATCCCCTTAAGCCATTTAGATAGCCATCATCATGCGCACTTTCATCCTCAAATCTTACCTGTGGTAAAAGAGATAGCGTCATCGCATCAACTCGTCGTACGCGGTGTTACGGATAGTGAGCAGGTGAAGGGGTGCCATTATGCATTTTGTAATCAGTTCTACGATACGGCCGTGAGCATCGATAGCTTGCTAAGTGTTATCGATCAACAACAAGGGTTGTGTGATGTATTAGAAATCATGTGTCATCCCGCCTATGTTGATCAACCGCTATTGGAATGCAGCGGCTATACGATGCCAAGAGCGAAAGAATTAGCCGTGTTGACGGATCCTTATTTACTTGAACAATTAGCTAATCGAGATATTACATTGTGTGACTATGCTGTTTTTTCATGA
- a CDS encoding RDD family protein: protein MKKKQQNVQPSKEYATLLRRLGAWFYDVLIVAAVLMLAGGIAMALIAGLLQLGILDISGYEDASAYLGKHPVAGMLYSGYLAAVVIAFYAFFWCKAGQTLGMRAWKLRLQNSDGSNIRLTQAFIRMATSAFGLGNFIALFSKKKQSFQDIMAECEMIITPKVR, encoded by the coding sequence ATGAAAAAAAAGCAGCAAAATGTACAACCTTCTAAAGAGTACGCCACTCTACTTCGACGATTAGGTGCGTGGTTTTATGACGTATTGATCGTTGCCGCTGTGCTGATGCTCGCTGGCGGTATTGCGATGGCTCTCATTGCAGGTTTACTGCAACTTGGCATATTAGATATTAGTGGGTATGAAGATGCGAGTGCTTATCTTGGGAAGCACCCAGTCGCAGGCATGCTGTATTCAGGTTACTTAGCGGCTGTCGTTATTGCTTTCTATGCTTTCTTTTGGTGTAAAGCAGGACAAACCTTAGGAATGCGTGCATGGAAACTGCGCTTACAAAATAGCGATGGATCTAATATTCGCCTAACACAAGCTTTCATTCGGATGGCAACGTCTGCCTTTGGCTTGGGTAATTTTATTGCTCTGTTTAGTAAAAAGAAGCAATCATTTCAAGATATTATGGCTGAGTGTGAAATGATCATCACACCCAAGGTCCGTTGA
- a CDS encoding DNA polymerase III subunit chi, giving the protein MTHATFYILEDTHVAADSDYQLHFACHQAAWSYQQGQKVYILAESKDQAEQIDEYLWQQEPDNFVPHNLIGEGTRGGAPVEIGWQGLRHTGRRGVLINLSPDAPNFAVTFAQVIDFVPCDEKLKQLARERYKAYRLNGIQLQTTAAPETP; this is encoded by the coding sequence ATGACTCATGCAACATTTTATATACTTGAAGACACCCATGTAGCTGCTGATAGCGACTATCAGTTGCACTTTGCCTGTCATCAAGCTGCATGGAGTTATCAGCAAGGTCAAAAAGTCTATATTCTTGCCGAGAGTAAAGACCAAGCAGAACAGATAGATGAATACCTTTGGCAGCAGGAGCCCGATAATTTCGTGCCCCACAACTTAATTGGTGAAGGCACCCGTGGTGGCGCTCCAGTTGAGATTGGCTGGCAAGGTCTTCGTCATACAGGCCGCCGAGGTGTCTTGATTAATTTAAGCCCAGACGCACCAAATTTTGCGGTTACCTTCGCACAAGTGATAGACTTTGTGCCTTGCGACGAAAAGCTCAAGCAGCTAGCACGTGAACGTTATAAAGCTTATCGGCTAAATGGCATTCAATTGCAAACAACCGCTGCCCCTGAGACGCCCTAA
- a CDS encoding PTS sugar transporter subunit IIC yields MKLYDSIIKIVEGKIAPIAVTVGNQKHIRAMRDGFIVAMPFIIVGSFMLVFAFPPFAEDTQNTFGRAWLDFAAANFDNIMLPYEMTMGLMAIFVSMGIGYSLARAYNMDGITSASLSLMTFLVASAPVADGALSTSHLSGTGIFTSVISAFFSVELIRILNKYNVTIRLPEQVPPAIARSFEILIPVLFVFLTVYPLSLFFQSQYEMLIPDLVLEMFRPLVSASNSLPAIIGALLLCQLLWFAGIHGAAIVVGLLSPIFLTNIGANQEAFLAGEPIPNVFTQPFWDFYIFIGGSGATLALVILMVFSKSIHLRSLGRMSVVPGFFQINEPVIFGSPLVLNPTMFIPFIFAPVINAIIAYTAVHTGIVGMAVSQTAWTAPALLGASWGTGWTLSPVLLVIGLLIMDIFIYLPFFKMFEKQLVEEESKIEKSSDKSATPAGEGATA; encoded by the coding sequence ATGAAGCTCTATGATTCAATAATTAAAATTGTTGAAGGGAAGATAGCGCCAATTGCAGTGACGGTGGGTAACCAAAAACATATACGTGCCATGCGTGATGGTTTTATTGTTGCTATGCCATTTATTATTGTTGGTAGTTTCATGCTGGTATTTGCGTTTCCTCCTTTTGCTGAAGATACGCAGAATACTTTTGGCCGCGCATGGTTAGATTTTGCTGCTGCAAATTTTGACAATATTATGTTGCCCTACGAAATGACAATGGGGTTGATGGCTATTTTTGTGTCGATGGGGATCGGCTATAGCCTCGCTCGAGCCTATAATATGGATGGTATTACGAGCGCATCGTTATCTTTAATGACTTTTTTAGTGGCATCAGCACCGGTTGCTGACGGTGCTTTGTCGACGAGTCATTTATCAGGTACTGGGATATTTACGTCAGTGATCAGTGCGTTCTTCTCGGTTGAATTGATTCGCATTTTGAACAAATACAATGTGACTATCCGATTGCCAGAGCAAGTACCGCCAGCTATTGCTCGGTCATTTGAAATACTGATCCCAGTGTTGTTTGTCTTTTTGACGGTTTATCCATTAAGCCTATTTTTTCAATCGCAATACGAGATGCTAATTCCTGATCTGGTGCTTGAAATGTTCCGCCCATTAGTTAGTGCTTCTAATTCACTGCCTGCAATTATTGGCGCTTTATTATTGTGCCAGTTGTTGTGGTTTGCTGGTATTCATGGCGCGGCCATTGTGGTAGGTCTGTTGTCACCTATCTTCTTGACTAATATAGGTGCAAACCAAGAAGCATTTTTAGCAGGAGAGCCAATTCCAAATGTGTTTACTCAGCCATTTTGGGATTTTTATATCTTCATTGGTGGCTCTGGTGCAACGTTAGCCTTGGTGATTTTAATGGTGTTTAGTAAATCCATTCATCTTCGTAGCTTAGGTAGAATGAGTGTTGTACCTGGCTTCTTCCAAATTAATGAGCCCGTTATTTTCGGGAGCCCATTAGTCTTAAACCCGACCATGTTTATTCCATTTATTTTTGCTCCTGTGATTAACGCCATTATTGCTTATACCGCTGTTCATACCGGTATTGTTGGTATGGCGGTTTCACAAACGGCTTGGACTGCACCTGCATTATTGGGGGCATCTTGGGGAACCGGATGGACATTATCGCCAGTCTTGTTAGTCATTGGGTTACTTATTATGGATATCTTTATTTATCTGCCTTTCTTCAAAATGTTTGAAAAGCAATTAGTGGAAGAAGAAAGCAAAATTGAAAAAAGCAGCGATAAATCGGCAACGCCTGCGGGTGAGGGAGCCACTGCTTAA
- a CDS encoding PTS sugar transporter subunit IIB encodes MKKILLCCSAGMSTSMLVKKMQQTAERQGITCLIEAHAVTNFNELIQEFDVCLLGPQVRFQQEELQKIADSYNKTVAPIPPQMYGMMKGDETLALALSLLPATA; translated from the coding sequence ATGAAAAAGATTTTATTATGTTGTAGTGCCGGGATGTCGACCAGTATGCTGGTAAAGAAAATGCAGCAGACAGCAGAGAGGCAAGGTATCACTTGCTTGATTGAAGCACATGCTGTGACTAACTTTAATGAATTAATACAAGAGTTTGACGTTTGCCTTCTTGGCCCGCAAGTTCGATTTCAACAAGAAGAACTTCAGAAGATAGCAGATAGCTACAATAAGACAGTCGCGCCAATTCCCCCTCAAATGTATGGAATGATGAAAGGTGATGAGACGTTAGCATTGGCGCTATCTTTGTTGCCTGCAACAGCTTAA
- a CDS encoding PTS lactose/cellobiose transporter subunit IIA: MDQEAVVMDIIVNAGEARSLCFEALAYAKKMQIDEAKSCLTQAKACLNRAHLTQTQLIEADEGEGKVKMTLVMVHAQDHLMTTILAHELATELVVLHELRQTEQGVHHG; this comes from the coding sequence ATGGATCAAGAAGCGGTAGTCATGGACATCATTGTTAATGCAGGTGAAGCCAGAAGTTTATGCTTTGAAGCATTAGCGTATGCAAAGAAGATGCAGATTGATGAAGCGAAAAGTTGTTTAACGCAAGCGAAGGCTTGTTTGAATAGAGCTCATTTAACGCAGACCCAGCTAATAGAAGCCGATGAAGGTGAGGGTAAAGTGAAAATGACCTTGGTGATGGTGCATGCTCAGGATCATTTAATGACAACGATCCTTGCCCATGAACTCGCCACCGAGTTGGTTGTATTGCATGAACTTCGTCAAACAGAACAAGGAGTTCATCATGGCTAG
- the pepA gene encoding leucyl aminopeptidase, whose protein sequence is MEFSVKSGSPEKQRSACIVVGVFEPRRLSPIAEQLDKISDGYISSLLRRGDLEGKPGQMLLLHHVPNVLSERVLLVGCGKERELDERQYKQIIKKTISTLNETGSMEAVCFLTELHVKGRDTYWKVRQAVETTKDSLYTFDQFKSNKPETRRPLRKLVFNVPTRRELSLGERAISHGLAVASGVKAGKDLGNMPPNVANPAYLASQARRLADDFDTVNTKIIGEQEMKELGMTSYLAVGRGSKNEAMMSVIEYKGNPDSTAKPIVLVGKGLTFDSGGISIKPGAQMDEMKYDMCGAATVFGAMKSLAKLNLPINVVGILAGCENMPGGNAYRPGDILTTMSGQTVEVLNTDAEGRLVLCDALTYVERFEPECVVDVATLTGACVVALGHHISGLVANHNPLAHELINASEQAGDRAWRLPMADEYQEQLASPFADMANLGSPGAGTITAGCFLSRFTKKYNWAHLDIAGTAWVGGKAKGATGRPVPLLVQFLLNRAGLENVE, encoded by the coding sequence ATGGAGTTCAGTGTTAAAAGTGGCAGCCCCGAGAAACAGCGCAGTGCCTGTATTGTCGTGGGTGTATTTGAACCACGTCGACTTTCTCCAATTGCTGAACAACTAGATAAGATTAGCGATGGCTATATTAGTTCCCTACTTCGTCGTGGTGATCTAGAAGGTAAGCCAGGCCAAATGCTACTGCTTCACCATGTACCGAACGTACTGTCTGAGCGTGTACTACTTGTCGGCTGTGGTAAAGAGCGCGAACTCGATGAGCGCCAATACAAGCAAATCATCAAAAAAACGATCAGTACATTGAACGAAACCGGTTCAATGGAAGCGGTATGTTTCTTAACAGAGCTTCACGTTAAAGGCCGCGACACTTACTGGAAAGTTCGTCAAGCGGTAGAAACAACCAAAGACAGCCTATACACCTTCGACCAATTCAAGAGCAATAAGCCTGAAACGCGTCGTCCACTACGCAAACTTGTTTTCAACGTGCCAACACGCCGTGAACTCTCTCTTGGCGAGCGTGCAATTTCACACGGCCTTGCTGTTGCATCGGGTGTAAAAGCGGGTAAAGATTTAGGTAACATGCCACCAAACGTGGCAAACCCAGCTTACCTTGCTTCTCAAGCACGCCGTCTGGCTGACGATTTCGACACCGTGAACACCAAAATCATTGGTGAGCAGGAAATGAAAGAGTTAGGCATGACATCTTACCTAGCTGTTGGTCGTGGCTCTAAGAACGAAGCCATGATGTCGGTTATTGAATACAAAGGTAATCCAGACTCAACCGCGAAGCCGATTGTACTTGTAGGTAAAGGTCTAACATTCGATTCAGGCGGTATCTCCATCAAGCCTGGCGCACAGATGGATGAAATGAAGTACGACATGTGTGGTGCTGCGACCGTATTCGGTGCAATGAAATCATTGGCGAAGCTAAACCTTCCAATCAATGTTGTTGGTATTCTTGCTGGCTGTGAAAACATGCCAGGTGGTAATGCTTACCGCCCAGGTGACATTCTGACGACTATGTCAGGTCAAACAGTTGAAGTACTTAACACCGATGCTGAAGGCCGTTTAGTGCTTTGTGATGCACTCACTTATGTTGAGCGCTTTGAGCCTGAATGCGTTGTTGATGTTGCAACATTAACTGGCGCATGTGTTGTCGCCCTTGGTCACCACATTAGTGGCCTAGTTGCTAACCACAACCCATTAGCCCACGAACTGATCAATGCATCAGAGCAAGCAGGTGACCGCGCTTGGCGTCTACCTATGGCTGATGAGTACCAAGAGCAACTAGCGAGCCCATTTGCTGATATGGCAAACCTTGGTTCACCAGGTGCTGGCACTATCACCGCAGGCTGTTTCCTGTCGCGCTTCACGAAGAAGTACAACTGGGCGCACCTTGATATTGCAGGTACAGCTTGGGTTGGCGGTAAAGCCAAAGGCGCTACGGGTCGTCCCGTCCCATTACTAGTCCAATTCTTACTCAACCGAGCTGGCCTAGAGAACGTCGAATAA
- the lptG gene encoding LPS export ABC transporter permease LptG — translation MFKILDWYIGRTIIATTSLTLATLVGLSAIIKYVEQLRKVGEGTYDLWKALAFVGLSLPRDIEMFFPMAVLLGALIGLGMLASSSELVVMQAAGFSKLDIGLSVLKTAVPLMLIIMALGQWGSPQAQKMARELRTIWTSGGSMLSVQSGVWAKDNNDFIYIGRVKEKQGLESVNIWEFDDNDKLQKSIYASSAQYLTDEGWQLRDVTETTFSEDRQINTHADTQIWDTVLSPDKLAVVTVKPEELALSGVYDYVSYLRESKQDASRYELAFWRKALQPVTIAVMMLLALSFVFGPLRSVTMGVRVLSGVIFGFAFYISNEVFGPMSLVYSLPPIIGAIGPSVVFLLITIYLLRRKL, via the coding sequence ATGTTTAAGATCCTTGACTGGTACATCGGCCGTACCATCATTGCGACGACTTCGTTGACGCTGGCAACTTTGGTGGGGCTATCGGCAATCATCAAGTACGTTGAGCAGTTAAGAAAAGTCGGCGAAGGAACTTATGATTTATGGAAAGCATTAGCATTTGTTGGCTTAAGTTTGCCACGTGATATTGAAATGTTTTTCCCTATGGCAGTGTTGCTGGGAGCATTGATTGGCTTGGGAATGCTGGCATCAAGCTCTGAGCTGGTGGTTATGCAAGCGGCTGGTTTTTCAAAATTAGATATTGGATTATCCGTTTTGAAAACCGCAGTGCCTTTGATGTTGATTATCATGGCGTTAGGGCAATGGGGGTCACCGCAAGCGCAGAAAATGGCGCGTGAACTCCGTACGATTTGGACGTCTGGCGGCAGCATGTTGTCGGTGCAAAGCGGAGTCTGGGCAAAAGATAACAATGATTTTATTTACATTGGTCGCGTTAAAGAGAAGCAGGGCTTAGAAAGCGTTAACATTTGGGAATTTGACGATAATGATAAACTTCAAAAATCTATTTATGCCAGCTCTGCGCAATACTTGACTGATGAAGGCTGGCAGTTACGCGATGTAACTGAGACAACCTTTAGCGAAGATCGTCAAATAAATACACATGCTGACACTCAGATTTGGGATACTGTCTTGTCACCCGATAAATTAGCCGTTGTGACAGTAAAACCGGAAGAGCTGGCTTTGTCTGGGGTATATGATTATGTCTCTTACTTGAGAGAGTCGAAGCAAGATGCCTCGCGGTATGAGTTGGCGTTTTGGCGTAAAGCCTTACAACCGGTAACTATCGCAGTAATGATGCTACTTGCGCTGTCATTTGTCTTTGGTCCATTACGTTCAGTTACGATGGGAGTAAGGGTCTTATCCGGCGTTATTTTTGGTTTTGCTTTCTATATTTCAAACGAAGTATTTGGGCCTATGAGCCTAGTGTATAGCTTACCGCCGATCATTGGTGCGATAGGGCCTAGTGTCGTGTTCTTACTGATCACTATCTACTTACTGCGGCGTAAATTGTAG